Proteins encoded in a region of the Mycolicibacterium duvalii genome:
- a CDS encoding NAD(P)H-dependent flavin oxidoreductase yields MTSTALCEQYGIDFPLFAFSHCRDVVAAVTNAGGFGVLGATAYSPEQLDQELAWIDDAVAGKPYGVDLIVPAKFEGKGEKLSSDDLAGRIPQAYRDLVDDLLRRHGIEPEPQRRLGKPMLSGNTGQDLLDVALSHPIRLIANALGVPPDYMIDAGKERGIPVAALVGAKEHAVKQAAAGVDLIVAQGTEAGGHCGEVSTLVVVPEVLEALESLGSSTPVLAAGGIVTGRQMAGMVAIGAAGAWTGSVWLTTEEAETAPHTVAKMLAASSRDTVRSAGRTGKPSRQLRSDWTDAWKPAKDGQQPLPLPLQSMLCEPVIRRIDVLASQGHEGAQALATYFVGQGVGLMNKVKPAREVVREFIEDYLAAAERLSNSLPG; encoded by the coding sequence ATGACGTCCACAGCGCTGTGTGAGCAGTACGGCATCGACTTCCCGCTCTTCGCGTTCAGCCACTGCCGCGACGTGGTGGCCGCGGTCACCAATGCGGGCGGGTTCGGCGTGCTCGGCGCCACCGCCTACAGCCCTGAGCAACTCGACCAGGAGCTGGCGTGGATCGACGACGCGGTCGCCGGCAAGCCTTACGGGGTCGACCTGATCGTGCCCGCCAAATTCGAGGGCAAGGGCGAGAAGCTCTCCAGCGACGATCTCGCCGGACGTATCCCGCAGGCCTATCGCGATCTGGTCGACGACCTGCTGCGCCGACACGGAATCGAACCCGAGCCGCAACGCCGGCTGGGCAAGCCGATGCTGTCGGGCAACACCGGCCAGGACCTGCTCGATGTGGCGCTGTCACACCCGATCCGGCTGATCGCCAACGCCCTCGGCGTGCCGCCGGACTACATGATCGACGCCGGTAAAGAACGTGGGATCCCGGTCGCGGCGCTGGTCGGCGCCAAGGAGCACGCGGTCAAGCAGGCCGCCGCCGGGGTGGACCTGATCGTCGCGCAGGGCACCGAGGCCGGCGGCCACTGCGGCGAGGTCAGCACGCTGGTGGTGGTCCCCGAGGTCTTGGAAGCGCTCGAGTCGCTCGGCAGCTCGACGCCCGTCCTCGCCGCCGGCGGCATCGTCACCGGCCGGCAGATGGCCGGCATGGTGGCCATCGGCGCGGCCGGCGCCTGGACCGGTTCGGTGTGGCTGACCACCGAGGAGGCCGAGACCGCGCCGCACACCGTGGCCAAGATGCTGGCCGCCTCCTCCCGGGACACCGTGCGCTCGGCCGGGCGCACCGGCAAGCCGTCGCGGCAGTTGCGCTCGGACTGGACCGACGCGTGGAAGCCCGCCAAGGACGGTCAGCAGCCGCTGCCGTTGCCGCTGCAGTCGATGCTGTGCGAGCCGGTGATCCGCCGCATCGATGTGCTGGCCTCCCAGGGGCACGAGGGGGCGCAGGCGCTGGCTACCTATTTCGTCGGCCAGGGCGTCGGGCTGATGAACAAGGTCAAGCCGGCGCGGGAAGTGGTGCGCGAGTTCATCGAGGACTACCTGGCCGCCGCCGAACGGCTGAGCAACTCGCTGCCGGGCTGA
- a CDS encoding alpha/beta hydrolase — protein sequence MRRTLLRAVAIVTLVATGLLGVLFSAQRRLIYFPSTGPVPSAASVLPGARDVVVHTSDGLALGAWFLPGAPGPATLVLSGNGGDRTMRAPLAAALHGMGMSVLLLDYRGYGGNPGRPTEEGLAADARAAQDWLARQPQVDPARIAYFGESLGGAVAIGLAVETPPAALVLRSPFTSLTDVAAEHYPWLPARRLLLDRYPSIERIPALNAALLVVAGDSDDIVPATLSRRLYDAAPEPKQYVSIPGAGHNDRALLDGKQMISAVERFLQRTPVLG from the coding sequence CTGCGCCGCACCCTGCTCCGCGCCGTCGCTATCGTCACGTTGGTGGCGACGGGACTGCTCGGGGTGTTGTTCTCCGCGCAGCGCCGCCTGATCTATTTCCCGTCGACCGGGCCGGTACCGTCGGCGGCCTCTGTGCTTCCCGGAGCCCGCGATGTCGTCGTACACACCAGCGACGGACTGGCTTTGGGCGCCTGGTTCCTGCCCGGTGCGCCGGGTCCGGCGACCCTTGTGCTCAGTGGCAACGGCGGCGACCGGACCATGCGGGCTCCGCTGGCCGCCGCGCTGCACGGCATGGGGATGTCGGTGTTGCTGCTGGACTATCGCGGCTACGGCGGCAATCCCGGCCGGCCCACCGAGGAGGGCCTGGCCGCCGACGCACGCGCCGCGCAGGACTGGCTGGCCCGGCAGCCGCAGGTCGACCCGGCGCGCATTGCCTACTTCGGTGAGTCCCTGGGCGGCGCGGTCGCGATCGGTCTGGCGGTCGAGACGCCACCCGCGGCACTGGTGCTGCGGTCCCCGTTCACGTCGCTGACCGACGTCGCCGCCGAGCACTACCCGTGGCTGCCGGCGCGTCGGCTGCTGCTCGACCGCTACCCGAGCATCGAGCGGATCCCGGCGCTGAACGCCGCGCTGCTGGTCGTCGCCGGCGACAGCGACGACATCGTGCCGGCGACACTGTCCCGCCGCCTCTACGACGCCGCACCCGAACCCAAGCAGTACGTGTCGATCCCCGGTGCCGGACACAACGACCGGGCGCTGCTCGACGGAAAACAGATGATCAGCGCCGTCGAGCGGTTCCTCCAGCGGACCCCGGTGCTGGGCTGA
- a CDS encoding NAD-dependent epimerase/dehydratase family protein, whose protein sequence is MRVLLTGAAGFIGARVHTALAAAGHDVVAVDAMLPAAHGQDAAPPAKVHRIDVRDAGAVADVLDGVDVVCHQAAVVGAGVDAADAPRYASHNDFGTAVLLAQMFAAGCRRLVLASSMVVYGQGRFVCAEHGEVDPLPRRRADLDAGVFDHRCPVGGEPVDWALVGEDAPLRPRSLYAASKAAQEHYALAWSEASGGAVTALRYHNVYGPGMPRDTPYSGVAAIFRSALERGDPPKVFEDGGQMRDFVHVDDVAAANVAAVESGLTGFAAFNVCSGRPVTILEVATALCRARGDLTPQITGAYRDGDVRHIVADPAKAAQELNFRAAVDPADGLAEFADAPLRG, encoded by the coding sequence GTGAGGGTGCTGCTGACCGGCGCGGCCGGGTTCATCGGTGCGCGGGTGCACACGGCGTTGGCCGCGGCCGGGCACGACGTGGTGGCCGTGGACGCGATGCTGCCCGCCGCGCACGGCCAGGACGCCGCGCCGCCGGCGAAGGTGCATCGCATCGACGTGCGCGACGCCGGGGCGGTCGCCGACGTGCTCGACGGTGTCGACGTGGTCTGCCATCAGGCCGCGGTGGTGGGCGCGGGCGTCGATGCCGCCGACGCGCCGAGATACGCGTCGCACAACGACTTCGGCACCGCGGTGCTGCTGGCGCAGATGTTCGCCGCCGGGTGCCGCCGGCTGGTGCTGGCCTCGTCGATGGTGGTGTACGGGCAGGGCCGCTTCGTCTGCGCCGAGCACGGTGAGGTCGACCCACTGCCGCGGCGCCGCGCGGATCTCGACGCCGGGGTGTTCGACCACCGCTGCCCGGTCGGCGGCGAGCCGGTCGACTGGGCGTTGGTCGGAGAGGACGCCCCGCTGCGGCCGCGCAGCCTGTACGCGGCCAGCAAGGCGGCGCAGGAGCATTACGCGCTGGCCTGGAGCGAAGCGTCCGGGGGTGCGGTCACGGCGCTGCGCTACCACAACGTCTACGGGCCCGGCATGCCCCGCGACACCCCGTACTCGGGCGTCGCGGCCATCTTTCGCTCTGCGCTCGAAAGAGGCGATCCACCAAAGGTTTTCGAAGACGGCGGGCAGATGCGTGACTTTGTCCACGTCGACGACGTCGCGGCGGCCAACGTGGCGGCCGTCGAATCCGGCTTGACCGGCTTCGCCGCGTTCAACGTGTGCTCGGGCCGGCCGGTGACCATCCTCGAGGTGGCGACCGCGCTGTGCCGCGCGCGGGGTGATCTGACCCCGCAGATCACCGGGGCCTACCGCGACGGCGACGTCCGCCATATCGTCGCCGATCCGGCAAAGGCCGCGCAGGAACTGAATTTTCGCGCGGCCGTGGATCCGGCCGACGGGCTGGCCGAGTTCGCCGACGCGCCGCTGCGCGGGTAG
- a CDS encoding S-methyl-5'-thioadenosine phosphorylase, with product MLGVIGGSGFYSFFGSDARAVSLDTPYGPPSAPITVGAVGGHEVAFLPRHGVDHEFSPHSVPYRANMWALRALGVRRVFGPCAVGSLDPELGPGAIVVPDQLVDRTSGRADTYFDSGGIHVDFADPYCPSLRDAVTGLPDVVAGGAMVVIQGPRFSTRAESQWFAAQGFRLVNMTGYPEAVLARELEMCYAAIALVTDLDAGIDAGQGVRAVDVFAEFQRNLVPFKKLVHEAIDAVDAERTCTHCLPHHGVKLPIELP from the coding sequence GTGCTCGGGGTCATCGGCGGCAGCGGCTTCTACTCGTTCTTCGGGTCCGACGCCCGCGCGGTCAGCCTGGACACGCCGTACGGGCCGCCGAGTGCGCCGATCACGGTCGGCGCCGTCGGCGGCCATGAGGTCGCGTTCCTGCCGCGCCACGGGGTCGACCACGAGTTCTCCCCGCATTCGGTGCCCTACCGCGCCAACATGTGGGCGTTGCGTGCGCTCGGGGTGCGCCGGGTGTTCGGGCCGTGCGCGGTGGGCAGTCTCGACCCCGAGCTCGGTCCCGGCGCGATCGTGGTGCCGGATCAGCTGGTCGACCGCACCTCCGGGCGCGCCGACACCTATTTCGATTCCGGCGGCATCCACGTCGACTTCGCCGACCCGTACTGTCCGTCGCTGCGCGACGCGGTCACCGGCCTGCCCGACGTCGTCGCCGGCGGCGCGATGGTCGTGATCCAGGGGCCCCGCTTCTCGACGCGTGCCGAGAGTCAATGGTTCGCGGCGCAGGGGTTCCGGTTGGTCAACATGACCGGCTACCCAGAGGCGGTGCTGGCCCGAGAACTCGAGATGTGTTATGCCGCAATAGCGTTGGTGACCGATCTGGATGCCGGTATCGACGCCGGCCAGGGGGTTCGCGCGGTAGACGTCTTCGCCGAGTTCCAGCGCAATCTGGTGCCGTTCAAGAAGCTGGTGCACGAGGCCATTGACGCGGTCGACGCCGAGCGCACCTGCACCCACTGCCTGCCGCACCACGGGGTGAAGCTGCCGATCGAGTTGCCGTGA
- a CDS encoding 1,4-dihydroxy-2-naphthoate polyprenyltransferase has protein sequence MATFAQWVEGARPRTLPNAVAPVVAGTGAAAALDAASWWRASLALLVALGMIIGVNYANDYSDGIRGTDDVRAGPLRLVGSRLATPRAVLAAAVVSLTVAAAAGVVLAWVSAPWLIAVGAVCIAGAWLYTGGSTPYGYRGFGEVAVFVFFGLVAVLGTQYTQALRVDWVGLTLAVATGALSSAVLVANNLRDIPTDAQTGKITLAVRLGDARTRVLFQTLLAVALASTLLLMLATPWCAVGLIALPLAVRAAKPVRRGQGGKELIPVLRDTGLTMLVWAVAVALALVISA, from the coding sequence GTGGCCACTTTCGCCCAATGGGTCGAGGGCGCGCGTCCCCGCACGCTGCCCAACGCCGTCGCCCCCGTCGTCGCGGGCACCGGCGCCGCCGCGGCGCTGGACGCCGCCTCGTGGTGGCGGGCGTCGCTGGCGCTGCTGGTCGCGCTCGGGATGATCATCGGCGTCAACTACGCCAACGACTACTCCGACGGGATCCGCGGCACCGACGACGTGCGCGCCGGGCCGCTGCGCCTGGTCGGCTCGCGGCTGGCGACCCCGCGCGCGGTGCTCGCCGCCGCGGTGGTGAGCCTGACGGTGGCCGCGGCGGCCGGTGTGGTGCTGGCGTGGGTGTCGGCGCCGTGGCTGATTGCCGTCGGCGCGGTCTGCATCGCGGGTGCGTGGCTCTACACCGGCGGTTCCACGCCCTACGGTTACCGCGGCTTCGGCGAGGTCGCGGTGTTCGTGTTCTTCGGGCTGGTCGCGGTGCTGGGCACGCAGTACACCCAGGCGCTGCGCGTCGACTGGGTGGGGCTGACGCTGGCGGTGGCGACGGGCGCCCTGTCCTCGGCGGTGCTGGTCGCCAACAACCTGCGCGACATCCCGACCGACGCGCAGACCGGCAAGATCACGCTGGCGGTCCGGCTCGGCGACGCCCGTACCCGGGTGCTGTTCCAGACGCTGCTGGCGGTCGCTCTGGCGTCGACGCTGCTGCTCATGCTCGCGACGCCGTGGTGTGCAGTCGGCCTGATCGCGCTGCCGCTGGCCGTGCGCGCCGCCAAGCCGGTGCGCCGCGGGCAGGGCGGCAAGGAACTGATCCCGGTGCTGCGGGACACCGGGCTGACGATGCTGGTGTGGGCCGTCGCGGTAGCCCTCGCCCTGGTGATTTCGGCGTGA
- a CDS encoding AAA family ATPase: MNAAPMPRESAEDVRDAHRVVAALSAAFSEKVVGQEHLRESLLIGLLTGGHVLLESVPGLAKTTAARVIAESIDGQFRRIQCTPDLLPSDIVGTQIYDASSGSFVTQLGPVHANVVLLDEINRSSAKTQSAMLEAMEERQTTIAGTVYPIPEPFLVVATQNPVDQEGTYALSEAQTDRFLIKEIVRYPSPEQEVEVMIRRDAGLYDKDHRTRPVATVEQVRRLQRVARDVYMSRELMLYAGQLVAVTREPAKYLPAQVARMVDYGASPRATIALCTAARALAVLAGRDHVLPSDVADVAHRVLQHRLILGFEAASAGVTADVVIDAALRAVRVP, from the coding sequence ATGAACGCTGCCCCGATGCCCCGCGAGTCCGCGGAGGACGTCCGCGACGCCCACCGGGTGGTCGCGGCGCTGTCCGCGGCGTTCTCCGAAAAGGTGGTCGGGCAGGAACACCTGCGGGAATCGCTGCTGATCGGCCTGCTCACCGGCGGGCACGTGCTGCTCGAGAGCGTGCCGGGGCTGGCCAAGACCACCGCGGCCCGGGTGATCGCCGAGTCGATCGACGGGCAGTTCCGCCGCATTCAGTGCACCCCGGATCTGCTGCCCAGCGACATCGTCGGCACCCAGATCTACGACGCGTCCAGCGGGTCGTTCGTCACCCAGCTCGGCCCCGTGCACGCCAACGTCGTGCTGCTCGACGAGATCAACCGCTCCAGCGCCAAGACCCAGAGCGCGATGCTCGAGGCGATGGAGGAGCGCCAGACCACCATCGCCGGGACCGTGTATCCGATCCCGGAACCGTTCCTGGTCGTGGCCACCCAGAACCCGGTCGACCAGGAGGGGACCTACGCCCTCTCCGAAGCCCAGACCGACCGGTTCCTGATCAAAGAGATCGTCCGCTATCCCTCTCCCGAGCAGGAGGTGGAGGTGATGATCCGCCGCGACGCCGGCCTCTACGACAAGGACCACCGCACCCGGCCGGTAGCCACCGTGGAGCAGGTCCGCCGACTGCAACGGGTGGCCCGCGACGTCTACATGAGCCGCGAGCTGATGCTCTACGCCGGTCAGTTGGTGGCCGTGACCCGGGAGCCGGCGAAGTACCTGCCGGCACAGGTCGCGCGGATGGTCGACTACGGCGCCAGCCCGCGGGCGACGATCGCGCTGTGCACCGCGGCGCGCGCACTGGCCGTGCTGGCCGGGCGCGACCATGTGCTGCCCAGCGATGTCGCCGACGTCGCCCACCGGGTGCTGCAGCACCGGCTGATCCTCGGCTTCGAAGCCGCCAGCGCCGGCGTCACCGCCGACGTGGTGATCGACGCGGCCCTGCGGGCAGTGCGGGTGCCCTGA
- a CDS encoding DUF58 domain-containing protein, whose protein sequence is MGKHLNRARSVFGSDTRGMLEGGRHALLHTRSLEFDELRPYVPGDDVRDIDWKASARSGDVLIKRFVSDKHHKVLLVADAGTNMAALAPSGERKCDIATHILGAIGLITLGRSDEVGMVYGDARGSSNVRLRRGESHVERLLQRYHDHSAQQRNPSDIACQLTYVAEHYRHPMLIVVVSDEPEPDPTLEDLLTRLAARHDMMWAMVADLPAVAVGPDGGLDVATGRPVLGVAATDPRVVAAYRRAEQQRAARIDEMLTRRGIAHTTITAGDDIRSRLADMTRVYTRAG, encoded by the coding sequence GTGGGCAAGCACCTCAACCGGGCCCGCTCGGTCTTCGGCTCCGACACCCGCGGCATGCTCGAGGGTGGCCGCCACGCGCTGCTGCACACCCGCAGCCTGGAGTTCGACGAGCTGCGTCCCTACGTCCCCGGTGACGACGTCCGTGACATCGACTGGAAGGCGTCGGCGCGCTCGGGTGACGTGCTGATCAAGCGGTTCGTCTCCGACAAACACCACAAGGTGCTGCTGGTCGCCGACGCCGGCACCAACATGGCCGCGCTGGCCCCCAGCGGAGAACGCAAGTGCGACATCGCGACCCACATCCTGGGTGCGATCGGGTTGATCACCCTGGGCCGCTCCGACGAGGTCGGCATGGTCTACGGCGACGCCCGCGGCAGCAGCAACGTGCGGTTGCGCCGCGGCGAGAGCCACGTCGAGAGGCTTCTGCAGCGCTACCACGACCACAGCGCGCAGCAGCGCAACCCCAGCGACATCGCATGCCAATTGACCTACGTCGCAGAGCATTACCGCCACCCCATGCTCATCGTGGTGGTGTCCGACGAGCCCGAGCCCGACCCCACCCTCGAGGACCTGCTGACCCGATTGGCCGCCCGGCACGACATGATGTGGGCGATGGTGGCCGACCTGCCGGCGGTGGCTGTCGGCCCGGACGGGGGCCTCGATGTGGCCACCGGCCGGCCGGTGCTGGGAGTAGCAGCGACCGACCCGCGCGTCGTCGCCGCCTACCGGCGCGCCGAGCAGCAACGCGCGGCCCGGATCGACGAGATGCTGACCCGCCGCGGCATCGCGCACACCACCATCACCGCCGGCGACGACATCCGCTCCCGGCTGGCCGACATGACCAGGGTCTACACCCGTGCCGGATGA
- a CDS encoding vWA domain-containing protein, whose product MTFDPVVPAPALAVLAAVLVVLRLVTLRPAVAAGRESVLRWATMTAASVLVLLAAFRPGLGEVPDTQTSAAAAGGGENVFFVVDRSAAAATPDYGGAPRIAGMREDMAALMRLHPDARFAMISFASRPAIEWPLSSDVWSLDPVVAAMNPYPTAGGESTEDQVNPGAAANVLRYQLIAAGQQYPAAENLVYYFGSGTTPPDLPQVAFESSGVDDGAVFGYGPDRAGLGEIGEQLGVSYFQRSPATEVPQAQSNSADAVATDASATPRRTEFYWLLTTVAAVLLLGEIYLSVRDLRRARATQRQVRS is encoded by the coding sequence ATGACCTTCGATCCCGTCGTGCCGGCGCCGGCGCTGGCGGTGCTCGCCGCGGTGCTGGTCGTCCTGCGACTGGTGACGCTGCGTCCCGCCGTCGCCGCCGGCCGGGAGTCGGTGCTGCGCTGGGCGACGATGACGGCCGCGTCCGTGCTGGTGCTGCTGGCCGCGTTCCGCCCCGGCCTCGGTGAGGTGCCCGACACGCAGACGTCGGCCGCGGCTGCGGGCGGCGGCGAGAACGTGTTCTTCGTGGTGGACCGCTCCGCGGCGGCGGCGACTCCCGACTACGGCGGCGCCCCGCGAATCGCGGGGATGCGCGAGGACATGGCCGCGTTGATGCGACTGCACCCGGATGCCCGATTCGCGATGATCAGCTTCGCGTCGCGGCCGGCGATCGAGTGGCCGCTGTCCAGCGACGTCTGGAGTCTGGATCCGGTGGTGGCGGCGATGAACCCGTACCCCACCGCCGGCGGCGAGTCGACGGAGGACCAGGTGAATCCCGGTGCAGCGGCCAATGTGCTGCGCTACCAACTGATTGCCGCGGGCCAGCAGTACCCGGCCGCGGAGAACCTGGTCTACTACTTCGGCTCGGGGACCACGCCACCCGACCTGCCCCAGGTGGCGTTCGAGTCCAGCGGGGTCGACGACGGCGCGGTGTTCGGCTACGGCCCCGACCGGGCCGGTCTCGGTGAGATCGGCGAGCAGCTCGGGGTGTCCTACTTCCAGCGCTCCCCAGCCACCGAAGTGCCCCAGGCGCAGTCGAATTCGGCCGATGCCGTGGCCACCGACGCGTCGGCCACCCCGCGGCGCACCGAGTTCTACTGGCTGTTGACCACGGTTGCGGCGGTGTTGCTGCTCGGTGAGATCTATCTGTCGGTGCGTGACCTGCGCCGGGCCCGGGCCACCCAGCGGCAGGTGCGGTCATGA
- a CDS encoding nuclear transport factor 2 family protein, with product MTGLWSGRYRAEDVVSGDFVGHWPTRDVHGPAELQAVIDDVRRTFRDLQFVIDVGPLHDGDLVAGRWIGTGATRDGPVRYTGNDIIRIANGAIVEYWNGAARA from the coding sequence GTGACCGGTCTGTGGAGTGGCCGGTACCGCGCCGAGGACGTGGTCTCCGGCGACTTCGTCGGGCACTGGCCCACCCGTGACGTGCACGGGCCGGCCGAGTTGCAGGCGGTCATCGACGACGTCCGCCGGACTTTCCGGGATCTGCAGTTCGTGATCGATGTCGGTCCGCTGCACGACGGCGACCTGGTCGCCGGACGATGGATCGGGACCGGGGCCACCAGAGACGGCCCGGTGCGATACACCGGCAACGACATCATCCGTATCGCCAACGGCGCGATCGTCGAGTACTGGAACGGTGCGGCGCGCGCCTAA
- a CDS encoding DUF4229 domain-containing protein has translation MSEDPRPTARLLADVLAYTAARLLLVAALAAVIVGGGHVLGIREFPVVLALLFAIVIALPLGIWLFTPLRRRATESIAVWDERRRRDREQLRARLRGETAPQPADSDIEGRTDDRS, from the coding sequence GTGTCCGAGGACCCGCGCCCGACAGCCCGCCTGCTCGCCGACGTGCTCGCTTACACGGCGGCCCGGCTCTTGCTGGTCGCCGCGCTCGCAGCGGTCATCGTCGGCGGCGGCCACGTCCTCGGCATCCGCGAATTCCCGGTGGTCCTGGCCCTGCTGTTCGCCATCGTCATCGCGCTGCCGCTGGGGATCTGGCTGTTCACGCCGCTGCGGCGGCGCGCCACCGAGAGCATTGCGGTGTGGGACGAACGTCGTCGCCGGGACCGCGAGCAACTGCGGGCTCGGCTGCGCGGCGAGACGGCGCCGCAACCCGCCGACAGCGACATCGAAGGCCGCACCGACGACCGGTCTTGA
- a CDS encoding MinD/ParA family ATP-binding protein — protein sequence MAAVPAEWTAPTPPEGLPATPPFGQPSAPPPGAPQPQELSTVALLGQTRRGPSAGWRKWLYRASGGLIDLGESPKVLRHDALVTDAARPLRGCYRIAMLSQKGGVGKTTITATLGATFAALRGDRVIAVDANPDRGTLSQKVPVETPATIRHLLRDAEGVSSYSDVRQYTSQGDSRLEVLASESDPSVSEAFSAQDYSRAVELLEQYYSLVLTDCGTGMVHSVMSAVLDRADVLLVVSSGSVDGARSASATLDWLDAHGHDDMVRNSIAVINGVRPRRGRGGGKVDLKKVEDHFARRCRAVLMVPFDPHLEEGAEIALDRLRPDTRDALLELAAAVAAGFPNLDQAGAPEKPAQDRG from the coding sequence ATGGCCGCCGTCCCCGCCGAGTGGACCGCGCCGACCCCGCCCGAGGGATTGCCGGCCACGCCGCCGTTCGGGCAGCCCAGCGCACCGCCGCCCGGTGCACCGCAACCCCAGGAGTTGTCGACCGTCGCGCTGCTCGGGCAGACCCGGCGGGGCCCGTCGGCGGGCTGGCGGAAGTGGCTGTACCGGGCGTCGGGCGGCCTGATCGACCTCGGTGAGAGTCCGAAGGTGCTGCGACACGACGCGCTGGTCACCGACGCCGCGCGGCCGCTGCGGGGCTGCTACCGCATCGCGATGCTGTCCCAGAAGGGCGGGGTGGGGAAGACGACGATCACCGCGACGCTGGGGGCGACGTTCGCAGCGCTGCGGGGTGACCGCGTCATCGCCGTCGACGCCAACCCCGACCGTGGCACGCTCAGCCAGAAGGTGCCGGTCGAAACCCCGGCCACCATCCGGCACCTGCTGCGCGACGCCGAGGGCGTCAGCTCGTACAGCGACGTCCGGCAGTACACCTCGCAGGGGGACAGCCGGCTGGAAGTGCTGGCCTCGGAAAGTGATCCGTCGGTGTCGGAGGCGTTCAGCGCGCAGGACTACAGCCGCGCGGTCGAGCTGCTCGAGCAGTACTACAGCCTTGTGCTCACCGATTGCGGTACCGGCATGGTGCATTCGGTGATGTCGGCCGTGCTCGATCGGGCCGACGTACTGCTCGTGGTCAGCTCGGGTTCGGTGGACGGGGCCCGCAGCGCCTCGGCGACGCTGGACTGGCTCGACGCCCACGGCCACGACGACATGGTGCGCAACTCGATCGCGGTGATCAACGGGGTGCGGCCGCGGCGCGGCCGCGGCGGCGGGAAGGTTGACCTCAAGAAGGTCGAGGACCACTTCGCCCGGCGCTGTCGCGCGGTGCTCATGGTGCCGTTCGATCCGCACCTGGAGGAAGGCGCCGAGATCGCGCTGGACCGGTTACGTCCCGACACCCGAGACGCACTGCTGGAATTGGCCGCAGCGGTCGCCGCCGGCTTTCCGAATCTGGACCAGGCCGGCGCGCCGGAGAAACCGGCTCAGGACCGCGGCTGA
- the ccsB gene encoding c-type cytochrome biogenesis protein CcsB: MSTTVDIGLARYSDWAFTSSVLVLLGALLLLAIELAYSRSRKAESRELVHAGVTADSARPGVVVDAPRRPFDERIGTSGVALVYVGIVLLLACIVLRGLSTSRVPWGNMYEFINLTCWCGLVAAAVVLRRPGLRSLWVFVLVPVLILLTVSGKWLYSHAAPVMPALQSYWLPIHVSVVSLGSGVFLVAGVASILFLLKMSRFGQPERSDALSRVVAKLPDAQLLDRIAYRTTIFAFPVFGFGVIFGAIWAEEAWGRYWGWDPKETVSFIAWVVYAAYLHARSTAGWRDRKAAWINVVGFVAMVFNLFFINLVTVGLHSYAGVG; encoded by the coding sequence ATGAGCACCACCGTCGACATCGGGTTGGCCCGCTATTCCGACTGGGCGTTCACGTCGTCGGTGCTGGTTCTGCTCGGGGCGCTGCTGCTGCTGGCCATCGAGCTGGCCTACAGCCGCAGCCGCAAGGCCGAGAGCCGGGAGCTGGTCCACGCCGGCGTGACCGCCGACAGTGCCCGCCCCGGCGTCGTCGTCGACGCCCCGCGCCGCCCGTTCGACGAGCGCATCGGCACCTCCGGAGTCGCGCTGGTCTACGTCGGCATCGTGCTGCTGCTGGCCTGCATCGTGCTGCGCGGGCTGTCCACGTCGCGGGTGCCCTGGGGCAACATGTACGAGTTCATCAACCTCACCTGCTGGTGCGGTCTGGTGGCCGCGGCCGTGGTGCTGCGGCGGCCGGGACTGCGCTCGTTGTGGGTGTTCGTGCTGGTGCCCGTGCTGATCCTGCTGACCGTGTCGGGCAAGTGGTTGTACTCGCACGCCGCGCCGGTGATGCCCGCGCTGCAGTCCTACTGGCTGCCCATCCACGTCTCGGTCGTCAGCCTGGGATCCGGCGTGTTCCTGGTCGCGGGCGTGGCCAGCATCCTCTTCCTGCTCAAGATGTCGCGATTCGGGCAGCCGGAGCGCTCGGATGCGCTGAGCCGTGTGGTGGCCAAGCTTCCCGACGCGCAGCTGCTCGACCGCATCGCCTACCGCACCACCATCTTCGCGTTCCCGGTGTTCGGGTTCGGGGTGATCTTCGGCGCCATCTGGGCCGAGGAGGCCTGGGGCCGGTACTGGGGCTGGGACCCCAAGGAGACGGTGTCGTTCATCGCGTGGGTGGTCTACGCGGCTTACCTGCATGCCCGCTCCACCGCCGGCTGGCGGGACCGCAAGGCGGCCTGGATCAACGTGGTCGGCTTCGTGGCGATGGTGTTCAACCTGTTCTTCATCAACCTGGTGACCGTCGGCCTGCACTCGTATGCGGGCGTCGGCTGA